The Drosophila suzukii chromosome 2 unlocalized genomic scaffold, CBGP_Dsuzu_IsoJpt1.0 scf_2c, whole genome shotgun sequence genome segment ACCTCAAAGCCGAGGCTGCATGGCCGGCCGGAAAAGAGCAACGAATCGGATCAATTCGAGATGAGCACGAGAGTTACCAAAGCCGAATTGAGGAGGCAGGCTGCGAATCTGGCGAGGTCCTGAAGGGCCCGCCGCGAAGCAAGGACGGTCGAAAGATAGACGGATGTCTATCAGCCGGACCACCAGAAATTTGTGGCAAGGTGTGGAGGACGATGGCGGACGGTCGGAGCCCGAGCCTAGTGATCACGACGGAGGAGAATGAAATCGAGTGGGACGAAGACCTTGTGAACAAGCGACGGATGTGGCGCTTAAGGAGGGCCAGGGACCCGTCGGTCGACGCGATTTTTCCGGGGTACGCTGAAGCCTTCGAGGGTGCGGCGAAGGGACGCCGAGTAAAAGGGAGCACCGCCCTCGAGATGGCGAAGGCGAACGTTAAGAAGTGGCTGGATGAGGTCGTCCGGCTGTGCAACTTGATCAGGGACATGCGTGAGAAGATAAAGGCGCAGCCCCATAAATTCCCAGACTTTGTGTTCGAGTGCGAAACACTGTACAGGCAGATCCCGCAGAGAGATGGCAACGAATATGTGGTGACTCGGAAGCTATACGTCCTGCAAGAGCTAACGGAAACAGTCTTACAGTCTTACATGTAAGAAGCAGAAAGACAATTGCCCGACACTTGGAATAGCTGTATAAAGTATTCAGGAGGCTGCAGGAGGCGAATCTCAAGATAAACGCGGATAACTGCCACTTCTTTAAAAAGGAGTTAAAGTACTTGGGACACACTGTGACCGATAGAGACATCAGAACCGATGCGGTAAAGGAAACAGCAATAAACGATCTAACAACACCAAGGACGACGAAGGAAGTAAACAGCTTTTTGGACTTGACATCGTGGTACAGGAAGTGTATTTCAGAGTTTACAGAGTTTACAGTCCGAGTAACAAGCTAGGCATCAAGAattatttaaacaatttaaaaacctCGTGACGATAGCACCGGTACTAGCATGTCCGGACTTCACAAAACAGTTCAAATTAAAAGCAGATGCAAGCGAACTAGGAATAGGAGCCGTACTGACCCAAGAAGACGAGGAAAGGGAACACGTTATCTCGTACGCAAGCAGGAATCTGAGCAAGGAGGAAAAAAACTACAGTACGGTACGGACCCACGAAACAAGGAGTACAGGATAGAAGGGGAGAGACTATGTAAGAGGAGCAACAAAGAAAGAGACTTGCAACTATAGAAACTTTGTATCTCCGAGGACGAAATCCAGGCAGTGCTGCGGGAAAACCACACTCGACCAACCGCAGGCCACCTAGGAGTATTCAAGACCACGACGAAGATTCGGGAACGGTACCTAAAATGATTAAAGACATCAAAAAACTCGTGGCGGCCTGCGGGAACTGCTGTCGATATAAGATGTCACAACAAAAGTCCGAGGGGAAAATGCTAACATGGATCGCCGAAGCAATATGGGAGACAATGTGCTTGGACTTCGTCGGAGCTCTACCACGCACGAAACATGAAAACACCACATTAATAGTGATCGTGGACAGCTCTCAAAATGGGCAGAATTAGCGGCAGTAAGACAAGAAACCGCGGAAGCATTCTTAAAAGAATTCCGAGAGCGAATGATAGCCAGAATAGGGGCACCAAGGACACTGATATTGGACAACGGTGTGCAATTCACGggaaagaaaacaaaaaccgCCATGGAGCAGCAATTTACGGCACCATATACACCACACCAGAACCCAACAGAACGCACAAACAGGACAATAGGAACCATGATGGCGCAAATAACAGGGGAAGAACAAACCAAGTGAGACGAAAACCTGCTAGAACTGATGTTCACATTAAACAGCAGCACGTCCGAGTCAACGGCGTGTAGTCCGGCACAATTGTTGTACGGGAGAGAACTCCGGCTGCCTAAGGCGCTATTTGACGAGGTCACTCAAGGTTCAGGAATGACAGTAGGAACAGTCACGGAAAGATGGAAATGACTGAAAAGGATCAGAACAGAAGCGGCGGGAAATATGGAAGAAGCAGCCAAGCACAGAAACACCATTATGATCTACGGAAATGGGAATGAAACCAGGAGTGGGGCAGATAGTTTGGTGCTAAACACATTATTTATCCAACGCAGCGGGAAAATTAAACGCGAAACTCGCACCAAAATACGACGGTCCGGGGAAGTGTACAATTTCCTCTCGCCGGTAATAGCGCGAGAAACAagaaaactaaacaaaaaatttgtgCGATATTCTGATCGTTTCATTAAACAACATGGACCAATTCCGACAAGCGAAAGAGAGGTTTCGGTACAGCAGCGCGGAGCTAGCGAGGGCCAGGAAGACGGCAAAGCTGATACACGCCCAGCCAGCGGGTGATGGTATAAGAGTGCGGACGGCACCGACTAGAGTCAGCCCTCCGGTAGTAAGGAGGGCCACAGAGGGAAGTGGATACCAAACCCCGATCAGGCCACCAGCTCAGACAACGACAGCAAGCATGAGAGGCGGCAGGAGATGGGCCAGCCACGCGGCAAGAGGATTCAGAACGGGGCGGGCGGAATACGCCAGATAGAGCCGAGAAGGGAG includes the following:
- the LOC139354257 gene encoding uncharacterized protein; amino-acid sequence: MADGRSPSLVITTEENEIEWDEDLVNKRRMWRLRRARDPSVDAIFPGYAEAFEGAAKGRRVKGSTALEMAKANVKKWLDEVVRLCNLIRDMREKIKAQPHKFPDFVFECETLYRQIPQRDGNEYVVTRKLYVLQELTETVLQSYM